The genomic region GGAAATTCCGGTAACTGATTCGCCGGGCATACTGACAATATACCTTCCGGCAATTGAGATCCTTGTGGTAACCCTGGCGCCTTTTGTTCCTATGGGCTCCTTTGTAACCTGCACAAGGATATCCTGTCCTTTTTTCAGGACTTTTTCGATGGAATCTTTTACCTCTTTCGTACTGGCAGGCGAACCGTTGGCAAGGGACTTCGCATACTTCTCCGTGTCCACTGCACCGGAACGTATATCGCTAACATGAAGAAAGGCACTCCGCTCGAGACCTATATCTACAAATGCCGCCTGCATGCCGGGCAGGACGGCGTTTACCTTTCCAAGGTAAATATTGCCGACCTGTCTCTTCTCGTTATCCCCCTCAACTATTATTTCCATCAGTCTGTTGTCTTCAAGAATTCCAATTCTTGTAACTTCCGGGTGGGAGTTTATTATAAAATCAACTTTCAAAGAACATCTTCTCCAAATCTCTACTGTGAGATCTAAGCGATCTCCAGTTACTGCTTTCGCAGCTCGAATATATTTCCGTCCGTTCAATTTCTATCGAGTAATCCAGAATTTCAGATAAAAGCAGATCCGGACGGGATTTTCTGCTATCTGTTCGTGTCATCAATATGACATAATTTCCCTTTACACTCACCTCAAGTACATGCTCACTCTTACCAAGCAGCTCAGCTATTCTTTCCGTTTCTCCGGTCGTCCAGACATCGCAATTCGAAGAAACACTGTAACTGGCCGCAACTTGTCCTTCATCAGGTGGAAGAGTATCCGGAGCCAGCGTCCAGATTTCCTCAACCCTGATGCCCGCAGGCATGAAACGGTTGAGAAGTTCTTCAATCCCACCTGGTGGTATTGTATTTAACTGTATATCAAGATACTCCGCAATACTAACAATACCAAGTGGCAACGGAGGCCCAAAATGTACTCTAGGCCTGCTAACATAACCATCAGACCACGATACAGGCAAATCAGAACGTCTCAGTACCCTTCCCCACATCCTTACCATATCAAGGTGTGAAGTGTACCCGGCGCAGCCTGTTTTTGAATAACGTACTCTCAGTACCCCAGCGCATTTTCCCGCTGAAACAGAGATATCAGAAGTAAAAGCCCGTACCGGATGATCCTGGCTGGCATGTCCGGTCCCTGAGCAGGCTCCGCACCCGGCGCATCCCTCCTCCCTGCAATCGGGAGTATTCTGCCCTTTGGAATATTTCTTTCGCTCCTCTTCTAGAAATGCTTCAGAAACACCTGTGGAAACAAAGCTCCAGGGGAGATCCTTACCCGGTTCAATGCCTTCCTGAAGCCTCTTCAGAAGATGATTGTACTCACCAATAAGGTCCTTCCATATATCCCATCTGAATCTATCGGTCCATGCGTCAAATTTTGCCCCGCGAATGGAGGCTTTTTCGAGCATGTCTGCGGTATCTCCGTCATCACCCAGGGACAGCAGACCTTCTACAACAGCTACCATGGGGCTGTTCCAGCTCAATGAAACCTTTCTTCCGCAGATTTTCCTCACTATCCGGATTCTTCGCATGAGTTCGTTCTCGGTCATCTGGGCTGACCACTGCAGAGGAGTCTGCGCTTTCGGGACGAAGGGCGAAAGAGCAACAGTAACGCTTTTTTTCGGATTGCAGTGGTGTCTGCGGGCGATGGCCGCGATATTCAGCGCAAGTTCAGCTATTCCTCTTACATCTTCATCGGTTTCTTCAGGAAGCCCCAGCATGAAATAGAGTTTTATCCCCTTTGCCCCCATTCTGAAGACCGCATCCGCCGCTTCAAGGATCAGCTCATCAGATATCGGTTTGTTTATTTTCGCCCTCAGTGATTCCGTTCCCGCTTCTGGAGCAATGGTAATCCTGCCTGTAATACGGTAGCCTTCTTCAAGCCGACTTATCGTATCGGGCCTCATCGACGGCCTGCCGATGGAGACGTGATGCCTGTCAGCCAGCATGTCCAGCCCTTTAATCAATTCGGGTAAACGGGAATAATCTGACAGCGAAAGGGTAAGAAGCCCGGATTTTTCCCATCCTGTGGAGACAAGAACCCTATCCATCAGATCAACTATTTCCTCGGGCGGCCTCTCGCGGACAGGCCGGTAAATCTGTGAAGCCTGGCAGAACCTGCATCCTCTCGTGCATCCCCTGGCTATCTCGACAACACCCCTGTCCTGTGAAACCTTTGAGTTTGGAACAAGCTGTCTCACCGGAGCGTACTCCGTGCGAAGGTCGCTGATTCGCTGTATCTCCACCGCTTTTTTTCCAAGCTCCGGAACGTATACGCCGGGTATCTCGCAAGCCCTTTCAAGACGTTCCATTCGTGAATCAGAACTCGAAAGAATCGAGAACAGCTCAACCGCTCTTTCTTCGATCTCACCAAGAAAGAAAATATCCGTGAATGGAGCAAGAGGAAGTGGATTTGCCAGCCCGCCGCCACCCAGAAGGATTATGGGAGAATCATCGTCCCTGTTTTTACTGCGAAGGGGCAGCCCCATTCTGGTAATAAGATGAAGTACATTGGTATACAAAGCCTCGGAGGGAATGCTGAAGCCAACGACACTGCTGGAGCGAACAGGATCCCATCCTTCCAGATCAACCCAGTCCAGGCTTTCCCTGTTGATAATATCATCCATATCGGGAGCGGGACAGAATGCTCTTCTAACATCGAACTGATGGCTGGAAAGCAGTATATACCTGACTATATCGAGCCCGAAATTGGACATACCCAGCTCGTAGATATCCGGATACACCAGTGTAATCCTTGGCTTTCCACGATCAACAACATCAAGGTTCCACTCGCCCCCTGTATACTGCTGGGGTCTTCTTACCTCAAGAAGGTAGCGACCGTAGGGATGATCTGAGCAGATCAAATTCGGGAGGGGATAAGCAGATCTATCTTCTGGGAAACCGGATTCGCCAGAAGGCCATGATCTCTGTGGGAGGATACTGTCAAATCCAGGGCTTTCTTACGGGCATCCTCTTCAGACGTTCCGGGCGCAAAGCCGAATCGCCACAAAACTGACCAGCGCACACCTTCAGCATCGTAGCTGCTTCTGCGCAGGATTGACGTCCAATTCTCAGAAACACTGTCTATTTTATCGGTTACAAGAACACCGATCCATACAATGCTGTTATCCGATCCTGCCGGTATACCGCCATCATCGATGAAGTACCATGTCTGTTTGTTGGGGTTAACAATATCATGGTAGCGCAATAGTATCTCATGAATGGTTTCTTTGCCCCGGGCGGGGTTCAGGAAACACCAGTGATCGTATCGTTCAAGAATATTCGGGCAAATTTCAGGACTTATCCGTTCAAAGGTGGACATGGCTGTCATGGCAGCCGGATCGGGAGCTTTCAGTCTGACAATAATCGAGATATCTCCCATTACTCTTGCTCCCCTCCGAAGTAATCGGATAAACTCATGAAGAAAAGGGAACCGGGCCCCTTTTCTTCCGCATAGGAACCGGAACGTATCGACTCAATCCGGAAATTGCCCCACTTCCCGGGAATCCACGGAGGAAGCTGCCATAACCAGAAAGCCCTTTCGGGATGGGGCATCATTGCCAGCACGTTTCCACTGTCGTTCATGATCCCGGCTAGATTGTTATAGGAACCGTTGGGGTTTACCGGATAATCACTGGACTCAGTTCCTTTATCATCGCAGTACGAAAGAGCCGTATTGTCCGAGATTCGATCCCGGTCCCCCTCTGAGAAAACGAACCTTCCCTCCGCATGAGCTATGGGTATAGGTATGACCCCGCTGCCGATTTTCCCCAACCAGGGACAGATCCGCTGCGCTTTTTCACCGGTTTGAACGAATATCCACCTGCTCAGGTAACCGCTGCGTCCGCTGATATGATTGGATGCGAGGGCGGATTCAATTTTTCCCCTCTCCCATCCGGGAACCAGGCCGCTCTCTACAAGAATCTGTGCGCCGTTGCAGATTCCCAGGACTGGTTTGCCGTCTGCAGCTTCGCTGAAAACAAGATCCATGATTTTCTCTTTTGCCGCGACAGCACCAGCGCGGACCCTGTCCTGAAATGAAAATCCACCCGGAAGAACGTAAGCATCCGGCCTGGAATCTTTCAGTTCCTGCCACTGATTCCATCGGTAGATATTGCTGGCCATACCACTACTGTTGATGACTCGCGAAGTCTCATACTCACAATTAGATCCCGGAAACTGAATCACCGCGACCAGAGGAACGGATTTCATTCCGTTACCTCCTCTCTCCAGATAATCCTGTCGAGCTTATGCATGTGGTCATCCAGTATTCCGCTGAGATCCATTCTCCAGCTGACGGAAGCAATACAGAATTCATCGGTTACTCTTCCGGCAACCGAAAGGAATGCAGGTTTACTTTTCATCGCGTTCCAGGATTCCTGTGACATCTCGATGAGATAGCCAGGTGTTTCGGAATACAGGGAGACAGTATCAAGCGCTTCTCCCTCGATGATAATTCCCCTTCGGGCGTCAGGCCGGGAAGCGATAGCCATTTCCGCAGCGGCAAGTATCATTCCACCTTCTGAAATATCATGGACTGATGCCGATATACCCGCTTCGCTGCATTCAAGAACGAATTGAGCCATCTCCCGTTCAAGATCACCCCTGAAATCGGGAACTTTCCCGCCTTTGTGTCCGATGCATGTTCTATAGTAAAGACTGCCTCCCAGTTCATCCTTCCGGTTACCGGCCAGGATGATCAGGTTACCCGGGGTTTTTAAAGAAATATCGGTGGATCTGGTAAAATCCTCCACCCTTCCGAAGACAGCAACTACTGGAGAGGGCGGAATGGAGCCCCCTGAAGATGACTGGTTGTAAAAACTTACATTACCCGATACAATCGGAAGGGGTTCCTTTCCATTGCTTTCGAGGCCCAGTTTCTCGCAGGCGGCTGTAATTCCTTCGACACCTCTTTTGAATTGCCAGAAAACATCAGCTTTTTCAGGATTTCCGTAATTAAGGCAGTCAGTGGCGGCGATGGGAACTGCTCCGGCCGCGACAACGTTTCTTACCGCTTCTCCAACAGCGTGGGCTCCCGCAAGGAAGGGATCAAGTTCACCGAACCAGGGATTGCCGTCTCCCGAAACGGCAAGCCCGGCTCTGCATCCGGGAATCGGAACCGTTACGCAGGCATCAGCCTCTCCGGGTCTGAAATGTGTGGTTCCCTGAACTTCACTGTCGTAATAACTCCATATTGGAGACCTGCTGGCGCCATCAATGGAAAGCAGCATTTTCTTAAGATCCTCGGGCGGGTTGCAGGGTCTTGAATCAGGTTCAATTACAGGTACGGGTGAAGGATTCCATTCCCTTTCGTAGATAATTCCCTCTGTTATGCATTCAATTGGAGCATTGGCAACTTCAACGCCCCCGTGAAGTACCCTGTAATAAGGGGTTTCCGTAAAAGTACCTATCAATGATGCACGTGCGCCGGGAAACAGTCGGGGAAGTTCGTATTCGTCATTGTATATCTCCAGAACCTCTCCAGCTATCCCTTCGGGTACTGCAAGTCCATACCTTTCCTGCGTTTCGGCACACGCAATAACCTCGGAAGGCAATTCAGGGATGGAAACAGGCACCCTGTCAAGGTTCACTTCGATTCCCAGACCTCCGTGGGCAGCAAGTTCGCTGGTTACGCAGGCTATTCCACCGGCGCCAAGATCCTTGAATCCGAACTTTATTCCCCTGTCGATAAGGAAATCAAGCACTTTCTGATTTGCCTCCGAAAGAACTCTTTTCAGGAAGGGATCGGCCACCTGGACCGCTCCCTTCTCGGATACATCTTCAAGATCGGCTGAAGCGAACGTGGCACCGCCAAAACCGGTGTCATCGGTGGGCTTTCCAACCAGTACAAGAACGTACTGCTCTTCATGAGCCTCGGCGGGAACGTAACTGTGCACAATCCTGTCATGCCTTACAAAACCAAGGGATACAACATTTACAAGACAGTTGTCGTTGTAGCCTTCATGGAATCTTGTATCACCGCCCAGGTTTGGTACACCAAGAGCGTTTCCGTACTTCCAGATACCTTCCACCACACCGCGGCTAATCGCCCTTGATCGCTCACCTGAAGCACCCAGAGGATCCCCGAATCGAAGCAGGTCAAGGGAACCTGTAACCCGGGCTCCCATACAGTACACATCGCGAACGATACCACCTATCCCGGTGGCAGCGCCTTCAACGGGGAGAACCTGGGATGGGTGGTTATGGCTTTCATGGGCAACTACAAGATCCCAGGCAAAACCGTTATAATCTGTGAATCTTACGATTCC from Candidatus Aegiribacteria sp. harbors:
- the purQ gene encoding phosphoribosylformylglycinamidine synthase I gives rise to the protein MKSVPLVAVIQFPGSNCEYETSRVINSSGMASNIYRWNQWQELKDSRPDAYVLPGGFSFQDRVRAGAVAAKEKIMDLVFSEAADGKPVLGICNGAQILVESGLVPGWERGKIESALASNHISGRSGYLSRWIFVQTGEKAQRICPWLGKIGSGVIPIPIAHAEGRFVFSEGDRDRISDNTALSYCDDKGTESSDYPVNPNGSYNNLAGIMNDSGNVLAMMPHPERAFWLWQLPPWIPGKWGNFRIESIRSGSYAEEKGPGSLFFMSLSDYFGGEQE
- the purL gene encoding phosphoribosylformylglycinamidine synthase subunit PurL, coding for MSLRDELKEVIEHRRLAMTLEEAEKLAGYVERMPTPLELHLFDTMWSEHCSYKSSKSLLKQLPTHATNVVVGPGEDAGIVRFTDYNGFAWDLVVAHESHNHPSQVLPVEGAATGIGGIVRDVYCMGARVTGSLDLLRFGDPLGASGERSRAISRGVVEGIWKYGNALGVPNLGGDTRFHEGYNDNCLVNVVSLGFVRHDRIVHSYVPAEAHEEQYVLVLVGKPTDDTGFGGATFASADLEDVSEKGAVQVADPFLKRVLSEANQKVLDFLIDRGIKFGFKDLGAGGIACVTSELAAHGGLGIEVNLDRVPVSIPELPSEVIACAETQERYGLAVPEGIAGEVLEIYNDEYELPRLFPGARASLIGTFTETPYYRVLHGGVEVANAPIECITEGIIYEREWNPSPVPVIEPDSRPCNPPEDLKKMLLSIDGASRSPIWSYYDSEVQGTTHFRPGEADACVTVPIPGCRAGLAVSGDGNPWFGELDPFLAGAHAVGEAVRNVVAAGAVPIAATDCLNYGNPEKADVFWQFKRGVEGITAACEKLGLESNGKEPLPIVSGNVSFYNQSSSGGSIPPSPVVAVFGRVEDFTRSTDISLKTPGNLIILAGNRKDELGGSLYYRTCIGHKGGKVPDFRGDLEREMAQFVLECSEAGISASVHDISEGGMILAAAEMAIASRPDARRGIIIEGEALDTVSLYSETPGYLIEMSQESWNAMKSKPAFLSVAGRVTDEFCIASVSWRMDLSGILDDHMHKLDRIIWREEVTE
- a CDS encoding TIGR03936 family radical SAM-associated protein, with product MICSDHPYGRYLLEVRRPQQYTGGEWNLDVVDRGKPRITLVYPDIYELGMSNFGLDIVRYILLSSHQFDVRRAFCPAPDMDDIINRESLDWVDLEGWDPVRSSSVVGFSIPSEALYTNVLHLITRMGLPLRSKNRDDDSPIILLGGGGLANPLPLAPFTDIFFLGEIEERAVELFSILSSSDSRMERLERACEIPGVYVPELGKKAVEIQRISDLRTEYAPVRQLVPNSKVSQDRGVVEIARGCTRGCRFCQASQIYRPVRERPPEEIVDLMDRVLVSTGWEKSGLLTLSLSDYSRLPELIKGLDMLADRHHVSIGRPSMRPDTISRLEEGYRITGRITIAPEAGTESLRAKINKPISDELILEAADAVFRMGAKGIKLYFMLGLPEETDEDVRGIAELALNIAAIARRHHCNPKKSVTVALSPFVPKAQTPLQWSAQMTENELMRRIRIVRKICGRKVSLSWNSPMVAVVEGLLSLGDDGDTADMLEKASIRGAKFDAWTDRFRWDIWKDLIGEYNHLLKRLQEGIEPGKDLPWSFVSTGVSEAFLEEERKKYSKGQNTPDCREEGCAGCGACSGTGHASQDHPVRAFTSDISVSAGKCAGVLRVRYSKTGCAGYTSHLDMVRMWGRVLRRSDLPVSWSDGYVSRPRVHFGPPLPLGIVSIAEYLDIQLNTIPPGGIEELLNRFMPAGIRVEEIWTLAPDTLPPDEGQVAASYSVSSNCDVWTTGETERIAELLGKSEHVLEVSVKGNYVILMTRTDSRKSRPDLLLSEILDYSIEIERTEIYSSCESSNWRSLRSHSRDLEKMFFES